The Chlamydia poikilotherma DNA segment GGATTCGGAGGTAAGCACACCACAAGAGATGATATATTTGAAAGCATCTTCAATTTTCATGTCTAAGAAAGCAATATCAGATTTTTTAAAAAGAGTAAGAAAACCTGAAGTAGGGTTGGGTGTTGTAGGAATAAATACTGTAATCATAGGATCTTCGGGATCATCAGAGCAAATATTTGGTGCGTTCCCTGCGACGAGGCCAATACAACGTGTTTGTGCATTAGGAAAGGGAACCATAACCACTTGTTTGAATGATCCGGATTGAGATCCGAAGATTGTTGTCATGACTTGTTGAGCAGCCTTATAGACAGTTTTTATGATAGGGATTTTGTGAAGAACTTTATCGTAAATAGATAGCAAAGATTTGAAAATCATTAAACGTGCAAGAAATCCTAGAAGGACTGTAGCAAAGAATAATCCAAACAAGAGGATGATCTGCAAGACAAATTTCAGTAGAGCTTTGTGTTTGGAATAAAAGCTGATACGTTCGAAAAATCCTGAAACCAGGCCAACAAACGGCTGAGTAAGAAAATTCATTATCATTCCGACAATAGCAAGAGTAATTGCTAGGGGGAGAAGGATAACCAGGCCTGTAATAAAGTGTTTTTTCATAAATCACTACTGTTGAGTTAGAGGATTTCTAGTTT contains these protein-coding regions:
- a CDS encoding DUF502 domain-containing protein, with product MKKHFITGLVILLPLAITLAIVGMIMNFLTQPFVGLVSGFFERISFYSKHKALLKFVLQIILLFGLFFATVLLGFLARLMIFKSLLSIYDKVLHKIPIIKTVYKAAQQVMTTIFGSQSGSFKQVVMVPFPNAQTRCIGLVAGNAPNICSDDPEDPMITVFIPTTPNPTSGFLTLFKKSDIAFLDMKIEDAFKYIISCGVLTSESNTSCSPIAEALGQNPE